CTTGTCGCCGTGGGTTTCGGTACTAATTCTTATTGCGTGGATTATAGTTCCAATCGCATTTGCATCAGCAGTCTTTAGTCGTCTTGATTTGCCAGTTCAGTCTGATAAGTTTCGGAACATATTTAGTGAATCTGTCCCTCGAATCTTCCGTCGTACTTCGTACCGTCTTGGATTTATTCCATTTCGGGTCGTGGAGTTCGTAATGGGTGCGGTTAATTCCGACCCAACGTCTGAGTCGTGGCTCCCGATAGCACGTCGAGAATTCACTGATATCCTCCGTTCACTCGCGGCACCGCTCCTTTTTGGGCTTGTGGTTATGGCATATCTCTACTCCCTTACAACGATATCTCCAAATATATCCTCCCAAATCGGACAGCAACTTCCAGCAGCTGTTGGTCAACAGGCAGTGACTATCTTTGGACTCGTTGGACCAGTTTTCCTCGGATACCGCTCGATCGCAGAAGAACGTGAATCAGGCACGATTCGCTATACTGCGGGGCTCCCTCCCTCTCGAACAAGTGTCTTAATTGGTAAAGGTGCTGGACTCTGGTTCGCACTCTCAGTTATAATCGGCTATGCACTTATTGTGTGCTTCGCCATTGGGTCAATACAGACAGGATCATTCCCAAGTGTTGCTTTTTCAGGTACACTAGTTGCAACAATTATGTACATTGGAACAAATACGGCTATCGTGGTCGCACTGTCAAGTTTCTTCTCCCGAGGTGTTGCCGCCGTGTCGGCAGCGATAGTCTACCTGTTCTTTGTTTTGTTCTGGAGCGGAATTCATCCTATTATTTGGGACTCAATCTTTGGATATTCATATATTATACAACCACCTCCACCAGATAGCTTATACTTCCTTACTCGACGACTCTCCCCAAGACAGGCAGTGACTGTCTTGTGGAATTGGGCAATAGGAGTCGGCAACTCTGGGTCTAGCTACACCATGGTATTACATATTGAAAACGCCGTTACGAGCCCAAATCTGAACGCGCTCACACACTCATTAGTCGTGGACGTATCATACTCAGATGGTCAAGTTCCGATTATTCTATCACCCGTAGCATCGGTGGGAACCCTTGCTGTATGGGGGATTATTCCATTTGCGCTCGCGTTGCGTCGATTCCAAACAAGTGACCTTACATAACACATCATGACCGCTATTGACATCACCAACTTCACGAAAGAGTACAAATCAACAACAGCCGTCGATGGCCTTAACCTCAGCGTCAAAGAGGGTGAAGTTTACGGGTTTCTCGGCCCAAACGGAGCAGGTAAGTCGACAACAATTGATGCCCTAATGAACTACATTCAACCAACTAGTGGACAAATAGAGATATTTGGATTAGATGCACGTGAGGATGCATCACAAGTTCATAGCCGTGTTGGAATTCTCCCGGACCAATTCGACGTGTATGCGCGCTTAACCGGACGTCAACATATCGAGTTTGTTGCCAATACTAAAGGAGTGGACATTAATACCGATACCCTACTTAATCGGGTTGGACTCGAGGATGCAAAGGATTCGCCTGCTCAGAGCTACTCAAAAGGTATGCAGCAACGGCTCGGATTAGCGATGGCACTTGTCGGAGACCCAGACCTTCTTATTCTTGATGAACCATTCTCAGGATTAGACCCATTTGGAACACAACTGGTCCGTGACATCGTTATGACACAGACCAACCGTGGTACAACAGTCTTCTTTTCGAGTCATGTTCTTGAGCAAGTCGAACGTGTCTGTGGCCGTATTGGGTTGTTGGACGATGGCCAATTAGTAGCAGAAGGCAAGCCACGAGAAATTCGCGCAAGTGCAGATGTCAAACCACGGCTCGTCGTCGCACTTGCGCAGCCGAAAAAGGGACTTACTGAGGTCCAAGACATTGATTCCGTTTCTGACGTTAATATTGATGGGGACGGCTATTTGAGTGTGGTCAGCGAGTCAGCACACGTCTTCACAACAGTTCTAAATCGGCTTGATAGCACTAACGAGATACAGTGGTTTGATGTTGAATTCGGAACTATCGAGGATGCTTTCATTGAAAATACCAATTCATAATAATTGATATTGGTTCCGCAGTAAAAATAGAGAGCCAGAGTGGAGTGGTAGTCTAGTTCATAATTTCCCAATCATCGATTGCTACACACTGCTACTTGCTCGATCAGTTATTGTTACAATAAGGAGGTTTATTATCTCCTACTTTTCAAAGACTGTTAAGACTATGCATCATCACTCGCATTCATTTCCCAATGAGGCGTTTTACTCTCCTTTGGATTGAGTGAGAATGGCCCAAAGTTATATGCAATATCTACTTCATCGTCATCATATGTGTGGACGTACTCTCCATTAATGTTGTAACTACCAGTGTATTGATCTCGGTTTATTGCTTTTATTTCGGTACTGAAGGCGGCATTGACACTTTGATCAGTACCATCTGTGGGTGTTCGTTTTTCGTCAAATTCTACTCTTACTCCAAACCTTTCATTTCCTCGTATTCAATTCGATCATTTTCATATTTTACATTCTCTCGGCTCTCATCAACTGCCTGCCAATAGTCTTGAGACCAAGATATAGCCGCTGAGTCTTTTGATCCAACTTTTTGAGTGAAGTCACCAGCGTCGTTATTCCATTCACTGAGATTCCATGAGATTGTGGCGTCATAAACCGGTGGAATATTCTTTTCAGGATTACCCTCTTCAATTTCATTTAGACTCAACCAAAGATCGGTTTTATTATCCTCACTTGGACTTCCATATCTATCCGTACTCACATCTCCCTCTTTAAACGAAGGAACGCCTCGGGCCATATGATATTTCATGTTGTGCTTATCCATGAACGCTTTTGCTTCGTCAATTTTGTGTTGCCAAAGTAATTTTCGCACCTGACGAATTGGAACATCATACTCCGATTCGTTGGACTCGGCTGTAACAACGGGGAGGGTTGAGATACTACAAATTGCTGCGCCTGTTCGATACAGGAACTTCCGACGGGTATGGGTCTTTTGACTCATACATTCCAAGATAATGTTCACTACCCTATAATAGTTATGAGAAAACAAATAATTCTGACACTTCTGCAATCAGAGACTAATGACCGACTGTTACAACATGTATGTGTGTGTTATTTTCATCTTTTTTTATTTCTATTACTATGATATTCGATCTATGGTCTGAATCCACTCTCCAGATCCCATCCTTAGATTTCAAACCATCTGACTCAACAATATACTTATAATCACTAGCAGGTACAACATCTTCTTTGCGGATCTGTTCATTCGGATCTACTGAGAAGGTAGACTCGTACACCACTTCGGAATTCTTTCCTTCGTTTTTGAGAATCACGTCAATAACCTGTTGAGTAGTTGTTTCGTTACGTATTAGAATTGATTGAGATGAATTTAACTCAGATGTACCTATACAGCCGGAAATCCCGACTATAGAACTAGCTGTTAATAAAATCAGCCTTCTCCTACTAATCCCGTTGCACATATTGTATTTGAATTTGCTCATGTTGTGAATAATAACACCAAATATCTGGAGATAACTAAGTGTGTCGGCTCTAGGGATCTGTTGAATTATTCAGACAATCGACGTATGCGTCGTGGACATCTATAATTAGATCCCAACTACTTTGTCTGAACCAAGCTACAAAAGCTGTCTGTAGGTGAGGATAAGATCCGATTCCAGTCCAACTGGAATTCTGAACGCAAGCTACTATATTCTATCTTTACAAGAATAATACTGTAATGGTGGAATAGATAACACGATCAACGTCCACGTATCCACGATCCGGATTGTCTGATTTCACTCGCTGGCACGCCGCAAGCCCAGAACACGACGGTTGGGGAGGTCTCCAGGAGAACTACATTAGTAAACAAACACGGTATCGGTGACAAATTTCGCTTCGACCCTCCACACCCCATGTATCTTTCCAAACACGATGATAATTTGGCCGAATTATTCACACATATACCGATTACACCGCCGTATTGCGGGATTATAATAGTATAAATACTAATTTAGAACCGAATATTGTCAGAATACAGTGATATGGGTAGAAAATCTATCTAGAAAAGAATTAGTATCTACAACTTCTATTTTCTAATTGTAGACTGCCATAATATAGTCATGAATCGCGTTTTAGTAATGGCGGACCACAATAGGATTCGTCAGATACGATGTCGAAAACGCTGATAGCATCGACGTGTGTGAAGTCGTTGTTGAGGCGATGTGTATTCGGCCGAGTATAATACTGACCGCTCGTCACTCTATCTCGAACGCTCTCTGGCCGGCGGCATCGACTGCGTGAGTTCAGAGAGCATGTCCGTCGCAAAACTCGTGATACGTTCGTGGTCTTCGACTGCTGTTCGGAGTGTTTCGTAGTACGCTCGTTTGTTGAGGGACGTGAACGGGTACACCGCACGGCACAGGACATGCTCATCTAGGCTTCCGGTGATCCGAAACTGACTCCACTCGGTGCGTTCCGATAGCGCGGGTTTGACACGTTTTGCACGCCGTTCGAACCGGTTTCGAAACTGTTGGTGGAGTGTTTCGGCCGAGAAATCAGCACTCCCCGTTTCGCAGTCCTCTAAATGAAGTTCGAACTGCAACGTCCCGGTCGTATACTGTTCTGCGGTGGGGTGGTGTTCGAAGTGAAGGTCGAGGCCGTATTCGCGTCCAGATCGCCAGACGTGTGGCTGCAGTCGTCCCCACGGCTTTCCGGAGTCGCTCCACTCCCACGTTCGATCACCGGTTTCCGGAGGGTACGTATCCAAATAGTCGCTCCACTCGTGCTGGAAGACTTCTCGAACGAACTGATCGATATCGTCTTTGGTGCCGATATTTACGACTTCCCCGTCGGCACTATCTCTGTGTTTACGTCCCTCTTCCTCTCTCCGAATAGGCATGCCACTAATTCACTTCTTCTATCATATAAATACACATACATTATAGTGTAACAACCATACCTTTGTTACACCAATCTTGCGGCAATGTATCTGCTATGAGAACATGTCTCTCTCAGTACATAGTTTGTGCGATGATCGATAGCTGACGCACGTCTCGAAAAATCAGAGACGACAGGCTAAGAACTCGGCTGAAGTGCCGGACAAATTCAGAAGATTGAACAGAGCACCTGGTATATATGTCATCCATGCGTCTCGTGTTGCTCGGTATCGGTCAGGCCGGTGGGAAGATTGTTGACCGGTTTCTCGAATATGAACGACAGACCGAGCAGGACTTCATCGAAGGAGCAGTCGCGTTCAACACTGCACGCGCTGATCTCAAAGAACTGTCTCACGTTCCTGAACACCATCGCCAGCTATTCGGGGAGGTTGATGCCAAAGGCCACGGCGTCGGTGCGGACACTGAGTTCGCCGCCGACCTCGCTGAGCAAGACGCACAACAACTCATCCGGTCGCTAGACGATATCCCGACCTCTCGGGCCGATGCGTTCCTCGTCGTCGCGGGATTGGGCGGTGGAACGGGGAGCGGTGCCGCTCCGGTACTCGCCAACGAACTCGACCGAATCTACGAAAAACCCGTCTACGGACTCGGAGTTCTCCCCGCTTCCGAGGAAGAGGATGTCTTCGCGTACAACGCCGTCCGGTCGTTCCGGACACTTGTCAATCACGTTGATAACCTCCTCTTGTTCGACAACGATACGTGGCTCAAATCCGGCGAGGAAGTCACGGAAGCGCACGACCGTCTCAACGGCGAATTAGTCCGTCGGCTTTCGGTGCTATTCAACGCGGGCGAAGTTACCGACGAGAACGTGGTCGCCGAGAGCGTCATCGATTCGAGCGAAATCATCAACACGCTCCGTGGCGGTGGCGTTTCGACGATTGGCCACGCATCGAGTACGCTGCCAACCGACGACTCGTCGGGCTTCAGCCTCGGTAACCTGTTTGGCTCGTCTGACAACGAACCCGACGAAATCGAGGCGATGAATCGAATCACCACTGCGGCACGGAAAGCGACGCGCGGACGGCTGACGCTTCCCTGTGACGTCTCGAGTTCTCAACGAGCGCTCGTGGTTACGAGTGGTCCGCCCCAGTGGCTGAGTCGAAAAGGTATCGAGCAGAGCAGACAGTGGATCGAAGAGGAGACCGAAAGCATGGAGATTCGTGGCGGTGACGACCCGCGCTCCGATTCAGACCGGGTTTCGGTGACAGTGCTGTTCGCTGGCGTGACGGACATCCCTCGAATCGAACAGTTGCGAGAACGGGCGCTTAAAGCGGCCGAGTCGAGTGGTGACTCCGACGACCTCTCGGAGACGGAACTCGATGATTTCGCTGATAGTTCAGTCGATGGCTCGGATCTGAAGCGCTAACGATCTGAAACGCTGATTCTCTTACTGGGGTGCGCTCACGTTCACCCAGAGGTGATTCTCACGGTATGCGTTGTCTATCGTCGGATTCTCTGGGGCTGATCCTTTGTAGAGCAGATAGGTGAGTCTGAGTCGGTCACCGGTCATCGAAGGTGAGACTGTCGTTTTCGTCGACCACGTACTGTTCGCCCCGACTGTTTGCGTGTATCGGTGTAACTCGGTTCGCTCCCGTACTACCGTTGCGTTATTCTGCCTTTCGACGCGATGGAGTTGTGCTACTACGGTGTACTGCACTTCTCGCCCTTCGTGGTTTCCGATGCCGATGTGCAGTGGCTTTGCCTCGCCGCGGATGAACTCCGTCGGATATTCGTCGGCTACCAAGTCGCCTGACTCGTCTTCGGTGAGCAAGTACAACTCGGAGAACTGCTCTCCCGGCGGTGGCACGAAAATTGCATATCCGGTACTCCCGGCGGCGAGAAGGATGCTGACTACCAGCAACACGTTCAGTGCTGCATCCGCCCGCGAGTCTGGCGCAAACAGTTCCGCTTTCGCGTCGGTGATCCAGCGCTCGTACGGGACGACGAACCGATCGGTTTCGTTGAGCGCCTGACGACGGCGTGATGCGACGAATGTGAGGATGACTGTGAACGCGCTGACGATGGCCACGATGGGGATGAGGCGCATTCCCCACGGAGTGAAATTGAGTAGTAGGCCGATTAGCGGGACGACAGCGATGCTGAGACCGAACGAGAGCGCAACCCGCTCGATGCCGTCGATGCCACTTTCGATCTCCGTCTCGTTGTCGTCCATCCTTGTGGAGCGCTCGGCTGCTTCGGGAAAGAGCGCGGCAACGAGCGCGTATCCGGGGATGAACAACAGATACGGGAGGCCGAGGATGATTCGAATCGGCGTCCCCTTGATGACAGGAATAGTCGCCGCTGCGACCGTCAAGACGACGAGTACGAGGACTGCCCCGAGGTCTGCCGGGAGAGTTCGGAGTGGCCTCGGGAGGAGGAGCCGCCAATCCATGTCTCGACTCATTTGCTACGTCTCAGTCAACGTCCCACTAAAATTGGTCGGTCTGATCGACTACCTGCTGTGCAACTTCGAGCAGCTCCAAAGCGCGGTCTCTCTGCACTGGCTCAGGTGCGTACGCCGCTTGCTCGTAGGCACTCGTGAGTTCGGTGAATATGGCGCTCACGTCTTCGGACGCCTCCGCCCGGACGTGCTCTAACAGTTCCCAGTGCGTCAGCGATTTTTCAACGCCGAGCGAGTCGGTCATCTTGGTCCGTATCGTCTCGTAGGTTGCAATGACCGCCTCGTCGGTCGCACCGCGCGCTAACTGTGGTTCGACGACCGCAGCCAGTTCGGCATCCACCGCAGCAGATTCAGTGGCGTCTGCCGTGGCGGTTGTCGTGATCTCTTCTGTCTCTGCTGCGGCTATCTCAGACGACACGCTCTGTTTCTGATCGCGTTTCCGACTCAGCAGGTCGAGTATGCGTGTCGGAAGCAACTCGAGCGCTTCAGCCGCTACGATTCCGCTCGTCCCTAACACAGCCAGCAGGCCGACGATTGCGATGAACCCAGTCGGTGCGTTCCACCACGACGTTCCTGTTCCTGTGTGCTCACCGCTCGGAACAGTCAATTCGACTGCGTCGGTACTGGGTTCGAGATTTCCACCGTTCGGATCGTAGGCCGCTGTGACAGTGACAGAACCGTTCGCTTCTTCGAGGCCGATTGTCGATTGAACCATCCCACGTGCGTCCGTCGAGAGCGTCTTAACCGTCGTTCCGCCGACTCGAATCTGTATCTGTTGGCTACTGACTGGCTGTCCAGAGTCAGTCGTGAGTTGCCCGCTGATCTGCGCGGCCGAGTTCGTAACGTTCGTCGCTGACAGCGAGAGATTCGTCTCCGTTGACCGGATTTGAACGGCCGTTCGGTTCTGCGCGCTACTGATCGCTCGGTCGGTGAGTGCAACCGCCGCATTCGCTGTTTGCGTTCCGACCGCGAGACTGGCGGGAACGGGGAGTGGTACGCTGAAGGTTCCGTTTGCCGTCGTCGTGACCGTTCTGGACCGCTCTCCGAGCGAGACACGGACGGGGACGTTTGCCACGTCGCGTCCGGCGGCACTAACTCGGCCAGTAAACCGAACTATCTCCCCGTATCGGGCGGTTTCATCCGACCGACTCACCGTCACGGAAGCGTTCGTCTGTCTCACCGAGAGACCGACGGTCGTCTCCGACCGGCCGTAAAGCGACGTTCGGGCTGGTCGGTACATAACGCGCACTCGGTCGCTATCGAGCGACAGCAACGTCGGTCGATAGACGAGGTCGAAACGGCCCTCAGCGTCGGTTTGAGTTCGTAACAGTTGCTCGCCAACCAAAACGTTAATCGCTCGATTTGCGACTGCCTTCGACTCATTTGTGGCCAGCCGTCCGTCTAATCGAGTCGGTGACCCGAAGCTAGCGGTCGTCCGATTCGCACTGATCTGTAACGTCGTTTCGACGAACTCCAACTCACGAATCTGCTCCGATGTCTCCGTCGTGTTTTCTACAACCACCTCGATGGTCTGGCTTCCTTCGTCGAGGTCGAGTGAAGTTCGATCCGTTAGCTGTTGGTACTGGCCTTGCAGTTGTCCGCCGGTTCGATTCACAGCGACCGCGTCGGCTACCAGTTCGCGCGCCAGGGATCGAGCTTTCGAGGTGTTACCGCTCTCACGCGCTCGCTCGTACTTCGATTTGGTCTCGCGGAAGTCGTTGACTGCCTCAATGTAGGAACGCTGTTGGGTTCGCGTCTTGTTGAACTCCGCCAGCGTCTCTTCGCTGTCTCCACGCTCACCGGACTCCTGAACGACTGTCGCGTACTTCGAGGCCCAGTCCGGGTATGATTCATCGAGCCGAGAGCACGCAACGCGCTCTGCCACTCGGGTCTGTTCTGTACAGTCGATGAGCGTTTCTGAGATTCGCCCGGAGAGCCATTCTCGAATCGTGGATAGGTCTCCGCTGCCGGACGCGCTATCCGGGTTGGCGTGCTGTATCGTGGAGTTGTTCGAAGTCGTCGGCGCGTCTGTCGGTGTTGCGACCTGACTCACGCTCGGCGCGGGAGCCGGGGCTGGACCGCCAGTTGAGACTCCCGCGACCCCGCCGACCGGTGCGACGACAAGGCAGAACGCGATGAGGCCGATTGCGACTGATGCAGCACCCCCCTTGAGTGTCACTGTTGGTGAATACGCGAAGCGGATCGTAAAACATCTTGCGCACTCTCGTTCGGATGCCATCTGTCGTCGTCGGTTAACTCGAACGGGCACACTTTTGTGCTCCAGACCGAAGTGACCACAGACAGATGCGGCCGACAAACCGGTTTTGGGGCGCGGTGGGTACAGGCGGACTGCTCTGCGTACTCGCTGGCATTTTTGCCGATCCGCTCTTGCTCGGCGCTGCTGCGCTCATCGCTGGAACTGTTCTCATGAGTCAGTACCGGTTCACGAATGAACTACTGACTGTCTCGAGTGCGATGTCGGTCGAACAACACCTCTCGCGCACCCACGTACTCACCGACGAACCGGTTCTGTTAACTCTTCGCGCGGATCTCCCGGTGGAAACACTGCTCGATGTCACTATCTCACCGTCACTGCCGCTCATCGCAACGTCTGTCTCTCCGGATGAACGGACGGTATCTGTCGCGGACGGGCAGGTGACACGGCAGTCGTACCAACTGACCGTCCCGACGGCTGGTGTTGCACGGTTTTCCCCACCGGAGGTGACCGTGACTGGCCCAGCCGGATGCTTCGAGGAGACGTTCTCGGTCGCAGTCGAAGAAACGCTGACCGTTGAACCACGAGCACCGCGCCGAATTCACGTCGGACAGGGCGGAAACAGGGTTTCGACTAGTTTCGGCGAACACGAGTCCGGGCAGCGTGGGTCCGGTCTGGAACCCGCCGAGATACGGCGGTACGTCTACGGAGACGACATCAGCCGGATCGATTGGAAGGCGACGGCACGACTCAACCATCCCCACATCCGTGATTACGAGATGCCGACCGTACGGCAGACAGCACTCATCGTCGATCATCGGGCATCGACGGCGGACGGGACGCCCGGCGAGACAAAGCTCGATTTCCTGCGGGAGATTGCGCTCGCGTTCGTCAACAGCGCGGATTCGTTGGACGACCCTATCGGTCTCTACACTGTCGGTGACGAGGGAACGACGAATACGGCACCACCGAGAGCGAGCGAAAGGCAGTATCGGTCGATTCGTTCGACGCTTCGTAATCTGGAACCGACGACTGGTGAGAGCGGGGCCGCTGACGCAAAACCGGGACAAGCGGCGATATCGCGCCGCACTGCAACAACTCTCTCCGAGGATAACACCGCATTTGGGGAGACGCTTCGACCGTATTTCGGTGCGACCAACCGATACGCCGACCGATTTGCTGACCGACCACTGTTTTCGACGACGCAATCCCGTCTCGGCCGGTTGCAGGGTGCCGTGTGGAGTGTCGTGCTGACTGACGATACGAATCGGAGCGAACTGTACGAATCGATCAAAGCCGTGCGTCGAACTGAGGGCCGCGTCCTCGTGTTTATCACGCCGTCGGCACTGTTCGATTCCACACTGGGCAATATCGAGGCAGCCTACGCCGAATACCGTGAGTTCGAGTCGTTCCGCAAGCGCCTCAACAAACTCGACGGCGTTACCGCGTTCGAGGTCGCTCACGAAACCAGACTGGAATCGATCCGGCAGTCAGGGCCGAGCAGTCAGCGACGCTCGGAGGGGTGGGGCTGATGGCTGAGTCTCTCCCATCGTCGCCCGCCTCTCCGGCGTCTCTTGTCACTGGGTTTGGATTCGTTGCAGTCGCCGTCGGGTTGGTCGGCTCCGGTGGTCTGTTCGGTCTTCTGCTCTCTGTTCTCGTCGGTATCGCGGTGGCGTGGACACCGAGAGTGTTCGCTGTCGCGTTCGGGGCCGTTTGTCTCGCCGCGCTGAGTTCCGACCCCCTGACAGGGGCGAATCTGCTTTCGGGTCTCGGCTTCTTCGGCCTTCTCCTCGGCGCTTCGACACAGGAGGCGACGTGGCGTCGCGCTCTCATTCTGA
This genomic stretch from Halogeometricum borinquense DSM 11551 harbors:
- a CDS encoding ABC transporter permease: MNKSKLVSWLGNASSSVRRVQALIQREFWLLVRLKWLWIVTPVVVLVGNSFITPFGNEVTVTGGWIAVAASETAVAFASYFAVPVAFRSIIHSRQSGNIRITAGTPLTRSEIIIGTAFGRGLALFCPVLMGVVGTAILGWNHYGTLPVFLLIGYTVVTALFILAVVATITAISAVVESTVHAVACSTVCVIVMAYWTDIVAAIHQFITSQNVSIGQPPQSVILLVARRLTPINSFFVVVNTLTGVGNTDSNFVDSIQYGLQGEAGYHVGALFGSGYPIVLSPWVSVLILIAWIIVPIAFASAVFSRLDLPVQSDKFRNIFSESVPRIFRRTSYRLGFIPFRVVEFVMGAVNSDPTSESWLPIARREFTDILRSLAAPLLFGLVVMAYLYSLTTISPNISSQIGQQLPAAVGQQAVTIFGLVGPVFLGYRSIAEERESGTIRYTAGLPPSRTSVLIGKGAGLWFALSVIIGYALIVCFAIGSIQTGSFPSVAFSGTLVATIMYIGTNTAIVVALSSFFSRGVAAVSAAIVYLFFVLFWSGIHPIIWDSIFGYSYIIQPPPPDSLYFLTRRLSPRQAVTVLWNWAIGVGNSGSSYTMVLHIENAVTSPNLNALTHSLVVDVSYSDGQVPIILSPVASVGTLAVWGIIPFALALRRFQTSDLT
- a CDS encoding tubulin/FtsZ family protein, with the translated sequence MRLVLLGIGQAGGKIVDRFLEYERQTEQDFIEGAVAFNTARADLKELSHVPEHHRQLFGEVDAKGHGVGADTEFAADLAEQDAQQLIRSLDDIPTSRADAFLVVAGLGGGTGSGAAPVLANELDRIYEKPVYGLGVLPASEEEDVFAYNAVRSFRTLVNHVDNLLLFDNDTWLKSGEEVTEAHDRLNGELVRRLSVLFNAGEVTDENVVAESVIDSSEIINTLRGGGVSTIGHASSTLPTDDSSGFSLGNLFGSSDNEPDEIEAMNRITTAARKATRGRLTLPCDVSSSQRALVVTSGPPQWLSRKGIEQSRQWIEEETESMEIRGGDDPRSDSDRVSVTVLFAGVTDIPRIEQLRERALKAAESSGDSDDLSETELDDFADSSVDGSDLKR
- a CDS encoding DUF58 domain-containing protein; translation: MRPTNRFWGAVGTGGLLCVLAGIFADPLLLGAAALIAGTVLMSQYRFTNELLTVSSAMSVEQHLSRTHVLTDEPVLLTLRADLPVETLLDVTISPSLPLIATSVSPDERTVSVADGQVTRQSYQLTVPTAGVARFSPPEVTVTGPAGCFEETFSVAVEETLTVEPRAPRRIHVGQGGNRVSTSFGEHESGQRGSGLEPAEIRRYVYGDDISRIDWKATARLNHPHIRDYEMPTVRQTALIVDHRASTADGTPGETKLDFLREIALAFVNSADSLDDPIGLYTVGDEGTTNTAPPRASERQYRSIRSTLRNLEPTTGESGAADAKPGQAAISRRTATTLSEDNTAFGETLRPYFGATNRYADRFADRPLFSTTQSRLGRLQGAVWSVVLTDDTNRSELYESIKAVRRTEGRVLVFITPSALFDSTLGNIEAAYAEYREFESFRKRLNKLDGVTAFEVAHETRLESIRQSGPSSQRRSEGWG
- a CDS encoding DUF4129 domain-containing protein — translated: MTLKGGAASVAIGLIAFCLVVAPVGGVAGVSTGGPAPAPAPSVSQVATPTDAPTTSNNSTIQHANPDSASGSGDLSTIREWLSGRISETLIDCTEQTRVAERVACSRLDESYPDWASKYATVVQESGERGDSEETLAEFNKTRTQQRSYIEAVNDFRETKSKYERARESGNTSKARSLARELVADAVAVNRTGGQLQGQYQQLTDRTSLDLDEGSQTIEVVVENTTETSEQIRELEFVETTLQISANRTTASFGSPTRLDGRLATNESKAVANRAINVLVGEQLLRTQTDAEGRFDLVYRPTLLSLDSDRVRVMYRPARTSLYGRSETTVGLSVRQTNASVTVSRSDETARYGEIVRFTGRVSAAGRDVANVPVRVSLGERSRTVTTTANGTFSVPLPVPASLAVGTQTANAAVALTDRAISSAQNRTAVQIRSTETNLSLSATNVTNSAAQISGQLTTDSGQPVSSQQIQIRVGGTTVKTLSTDARGMVQSTIGLEEANGSVTVTAAYDPNGGNLEPSTDAVELTVPSGEHTGTGTSWWNAPTGFIAIVGLLAVLGTSGIVAAEALELLPTRILDLLSRKRDQKQSVSSEIAAAETEEITTTATADATESAAVDAELAAVVEPQLARGATDEAVIATYETIRTKMTDSLGVEKSLTHWELLEHVRAEASEDVSAIFTELTSAYEQAAYAPEPVQRDRALELLEVAQQVVDQTDQF
- a CDS encoding ABC transporter ATP-binding protein → MTAIDITNFTKEYKSTTAVDGLNLSVKEGEVYGFLGPNGAGKSTTIDALMNYIQPTSGQIEIFGLDAREDASQVHSRVGILPDQFDVYARLTGRQHIEFVANTKGVDINTDTLLNRVGLEDAKDSPAQSYSKGMQQRLGLAMALVGDPDLLILDEPFSGLDPFGTQLVRDIVMTQTNRGTTVFFSSHVLEQVERVCGRIGLLDDGQLVAEGKPREIRASADVKPRLVVALAQPKKGLTEVQDIDSVSDVNIDGDGYLSVVSESAHVFTTVLNRLDSTNEIQWFDVEFGTIEDAFIENTNS
- a CDS encoding DUF1616 domain-containing protein; translated protein: MSRDMDWRLLLPRPLRTLPADLGAVLVLVVLTVAAATIPVIKGTPIRIILGLPYLLFIPGYALVAALFPEAAERSTRMDDNETEIESGIDGIERVALSFGLSIAVVPLIGLLLNFTPWGMRLIPIVAIVSAFTVILTFVASRRRQALNETDRFVVPYERWITDAKAELFAPDSRADAALNVLLVVSILLAAGSTGYAIFVPPPGEQFSELYLLTEDESGDLVADEYPTEFIRGEAKPLHIGIGNHEGREVQYTVVAQLHRVERQNNATVVRERTELHRYTQTVGANSTWSTKTTVSPSMTGDRLRLTYLLYKGSAPENPTIDNAYRENHLWVNVSAPQ